The following proteins are co-located in the Desulfovibrio legallii genome:
- a CDS encoding CBS domain-containing protein, whose translation MSPATLVTCHANADFDAFAAMLAARRLYAPCVLLFPGTQERGLQKLYARLDAQTYDFVTADSLDWAAFDRLVLVDTRQRGRVRHVAPLLDRPGLRLEVWDHHPDAADDVTADAAYTARVGALTSLMVRHLRERGIALTPEEATLLGLGIYGDTGSFTYSSTTEEDFQAASWLLSQGMDVNRIDDLAAHQLTSLHVQALNSLLESVQTYVINDVSVALAEASMEHYLGDFAYLAHRLMEMEKFTVLFAVGRMEDRIQVVARSRSEAVNVGDVCAALGGGGHAYAASASIRSMTLHEVRETILRELYAQAHPDKTARDYMSVPAVGIEAGASIREADELMLHFGLKAVPVFAPGSRACVGLLDAQTASRAVAHGLAVARVEEYMTRHVRTLPPHASLQDLTDVIVGGRQRLAPIVEDNKVVGVVTRTDLINVFANASGHLPEHKGGGKERSLAKLIQDRLPASTRDLLHLAGRLGAARGLPVYAVGGFVRDLLLQRPNQDIDLVVEGDGLALARELARELGGRVREHRKFLTSMVIFPDAQGQEQRLDVATARLEYYEHPAALPTVELSSLKMDLFRRDFSINALAVRLDDPFGLLVDFFGGQRDIKDKVIRVLHTLSFVEDPTRCLRAVRFEQRYGFHLGQGTEKLVKNALSLKLMDRLSPQRLFSEFKHICDEEAPLACFTRMDQLGIWETIAPQLALIPARKALLQGLQEILGWYRLLYFEEQPLPWLVYFLGLNHGLNYALTLEHYRRLGLPEALRATVLAQRERLRALGSQLTNWQETSARPSELCALLRPLRLEFLLYLMARTSDAPLQKNISRYITQWRREKADITGQDLQRLGLLPGPAYSRILAAVLRAKLDGQAPNAESQLALAKSLLAKNGRTSGGAPLARRP comes from the coding sequence GTGAGCCCCGCCACCCTCGTCACCTGCCACGCCAACGCGGATTTCGACGCTTTTGCGGCCATGCTGGCGGCCCGTCGGCTTTATGCTCCCTGCGTGCTGCTCTTTCCCGGCACGCAGGAACGCGGCCTGCAAAAACTTTATGCCCGCCTGGACGCCCAGACCTACGACTTCGTCACCGCCGACAGCCTGGACTGGGCCGCCTTTGACCGTCTGGTGCTGGTAGACACCCGTCAGCGCGGCCGCGTGCGGCATGTGGCCCCCCTGCTGGACCGCCCAGGTTTGCGGCTGGAAGTCTGGGACCACCACCCCGACGCTGCCGACGACGTGACGGCGGACGCGGCCTACACGGCCCGCGTGGGCGCGCTGACCAGCCTGATGGTGCGCCACCTGCGTGAGCGCGGCATTGCCCTTACCCCGGAAGAAGCCACCTTGCTGGGCCTGGGCATTTACGGCGATACGGGTTCCTTCACCTATTCCTCCACGACGGAAGAGGACTTTCAGGCCGCGTCCTGGCTGCTCAGTCAGGGCATGGACGTGAACCGCATAGACGACTTGGCCGCCCACCAGCTCACCAGCCTGCACGTTCAGGCCCTCAACAGTCTGCTGGAGTCTGTGCAGACCTACGTCATCAACGACGTGAGCGTGGCTCTGGCCGAGGCCTCCATGGAGCACTATCTGGGCGATTTTGCCTACCTGGCGCACCGCCTGATGGAAATGGAAAAATTCACGGTGCTCTTTGCCGTCGGCAGGATGGAAGACCGCATCCAGGTGGTGGCCCGCAGCCGCAGCGAGGCGGTCAACGTGGGCGACGTCTGCGCTGCGCTGGGCGGCGGCGGGCATGCTTACGCCGCTTCGGCCTCCATCCGTTCCATGACCCTGCACGAAGTGCGCGAAACCATATTGCGGGAGCTCTACGCCCAGGCGCATCCGGACAAAACGGCCAGGGACTATATGTCTGTGCCGGCCGTGGGCATTGAGGCCGGGGCCAGCATCCGCGAGGCGGACGAGCTTATGCTCCACTTCGGGCTCAAGGCCGTGCCCGTGTTTGCGCCGGGCAGCCGCGCCTGCGTGGGGCTGCTGGACGCGCAGACGGCCTCGCGCGCCGTGGCCCACGGCCTGGCCGTGGCCAGGGTAGAGGAATACATGACCCGCCATGTGCGCACCCTGCCGCCGCACGCGAGCCTGCAGGATCTTACGGACGTCATTGTGGGCGGACGGCAACGGCTGGCGCCCATTGTGGAGGATAACAAAGTTGTGGGCGTGGTCACCCGCACAGACCTCATCAACGTCTTTGCCAACGCCTCCGGCCATCTGCCGGAGCACAAAGGCGGCGGCAAGGAACGCTCCCTGGCCAAGCTCATCCAGGACCGCCTGCCCGCGTCCACGCGGGATCTGCTCCACCTGGCCGGGCGTCTGGGCGCGGCCCGCGGTCTGCCGGTCTACGCCGTGGGCGGTTTTGTGCGCGACCTGCTGCTGCAGCGGCCCAATCAGGATATCGACCTGGTGGTGGAAGGCGACGGCCTGGCCCTGGCCCGCGAACTGGCCCGTGAACTGGGCGGCCGCGTGCGGGAGCACCGCAAATTTCTTACTTCCATGGTCATCTTTCCCGACGCCCAGGGGCAGGAACAACGCCTGGACGTGGCCACAGCCCGGCTGGAATACTACGAACACCCGGCCGCCCTGCCCACAGTAGAGCTTTCATCCCTCAAAATGGACCTCTTCCGGCGAGATTTTTCCATCAACGCCCTGGCCGTGCGTCTGGATGACCCCTTTGGCCTGCTGGTGGATTTTTTCGGCGGGCAACGGGACATTAAGGATAAGGTCATCCGCGTGCTGCACACCCTGAGCTTTGTGGAAGACCCCACCCGTTGCCTGCGCGCTGTGCGCTTTGAGCAGCGTTACGGCTTCCATCTGGGCCAGGGCACGGAAAAATTGGTCAAAAACGCCTTGTCGCTCAAGCTCATGGACCGCCTTTCGCCCCAGCGCCTGTTCAGCGAATTCAAGCACATTTGTGATGAAGAAGCCCCCCTGGCCTGCTTCACGCGCATGGACCAGCTGGGCATCTGGGAGACCATAGCCCCCCAACTGGCCCTGATCCCCGCACGCAAGGCCCTGTTGCAGGGGCTGCAGGAAATTCTCGGCTGGTACCGTTTGCTCTATTTTGAGGAACAGCCCCTGCCCTGGCTGGTCTATTTTCTGGGCCTCAACCATGGTCTGAATTATGCCCTTACGCTGGAACACTACCGCCGCCTGGGCCTGCCCGAAGCCCTGCGCGCCACAGTGCTGGCCCAACGAGAACGTCTGCGCGCCCTGGGCAGCCAGCTGACCAACTGGCAAGAAACATCGGCCCGGCCCAGCGAACTCTGCGCCCTGCTCCGGCCCTTGCGCCTGGAGTTTTTGCTCTACCTCATGGCCAGAACCAGCGATGCGCCCCTGCAAAAAAACATTTCGCGCTACATTACCCAATGGCGAAGAGAAAAGGCAGACATCACCGGCCAGGATCTGCAGCGCCTGGGGCTTCTCCCCGGTCCGGCCTACAGCCGGATTCTGGCGGCCGTGCTGCGCGCCAAGCTGGACGGCCAGGCTCCCAATGCCGAAAGCCAGCTGGCCCTGGCCAAAAGCCTGCTGGCAAAAAACGGCCGCACGTCCGGCGGGGCCCCCCTTGCCCGTCGGCCCTAA
- a CDS encoding LapA family protein, with the protein MRYVKVLLLAVVFFLSLVFFFQNQASLSQQLVLTLNLFFIPPMSSIPLPFYFLVVAAFALGALFTLCFLVWDKVNLSARLLKHKWQISSLEREVEKLRKKLGSETARATFLRKADKAAALEAKTGGKADAAACAPQGADLTAEGAALAPDPDRP; encoded by the coding sequence ATGCGGTATGTCAAGGTTCTGCTGCTTGCCGTGGTGTTTTTTCTGTCCCTGGTTTTCTTTTTCCAGAACCAGGCCTCCCTTTCCCAGCAACTGGTTCTTACGCTCAACCTCTTTTTCATTCCGCCCATGTCCTCCATCCCACTGCCGTTCTATTTCCTGGTGGTGGCGGCCTTTGCTCTGGGCGCGCTCTTCACGCTCTGCTTCCTGGTCTGGGACAAGGTCAATCTTTCCGCACGGTTGCTGAAGCACAAGTGGCAGATCAGCAGTCTGGAGCGCGAAGTGGAAAAGCTCCGCAAAAAGCTGGGTAGTGAAACCGCGCGCGCCACCTTCCTGCGCAAGGCCGACAAAGCCGCCGCGCTGGAAGCCAAAACCGGCGGCAAGGCCGATGCAGCTGCCTGTGCGCCCCAAGGGGCAGATCTGACCGCAGAAGGCGCGGCTCTGGCCCCGGACCCAGACCGGCCGTAA
- a CDS encoding HIT family protein, which translates to MKQLWAPWRIDYILGPKPDTCVFCLPQGTEEDAERLVLYRGEHCFVIMNKYPYNNGHIMVCPYRHVMLLAELSRREAHEIMDLLQVCATILKEHFTCPGINIGLNQGEAAGAGIREHLHFHLVPRWNGDSSFMAVFDEVRTMPQHLSCSYAALRPYFAPQAVAVRLAALTD; encoded by the coding sequence ATGAAACAATTGTGGGCGCCTTGGCGTATAGACTACATTCTGGGCCCGAAACCCGATACCTGCGTGTTCTGCCTGCCCCAAGGCACGGAAGAAGACGCGGAGCGGCTCGTGCTCTACCGCGGGGAACATTGCTTTGTGATCATGAACAAATACCCGTATAATAACGGGCACATCATGGTCTGCCCCTACCGCCACGTCATGCTGCTGGCCGAGCTTTCACGCCGAGAAGCGCATGAAATTATGGACCTTTTGCAGGTCTGCGCCACTATATTAAAGGAACACTTTACCTGTCCGGGCATCAATATCGGCCTGAACCAAGGCGAGGCCGCGGGCGCCGGCATTCGGGAGCATCTGCACTTTCATCTGGTGCCGCGCTGGAACGGGGATTCCTCCTTTATGGCCGTATTTGACGAGGTACGCACCATGCCGCAGCACCTCAGCTGCAGCTATGCGGCCCTGCGGCCCTACTTTGCGCCTCAGGCCGTGGCCGTGCGCCTGGCTGCCCTGACGGACTGA
- the mutS gene encoding DNA mismatch repair protein MutS: MPEAPVKMTPMFEQYLRIKAEHPDALLFYRMGDFYELFFDDARTAARELRIALTSRSRDAENPVPMCGVPWHAVESYVAQLIGKGYQIAICDQTEDPKAAKGLVKRAVTRVITPGTVLEDANLQTKSHNYLGALYAAAPDQGGAFAWADISTGQWSGLEFKRPAELWQWVQKLAPRELLTPEGLEPPPRTLLDGVRLVRLPRPQFDVQRATERVLTAQGVRELGALGLEGRPELVRACGALLLYLNQTQMRSPDHLQPFRPLDLSRRLIIDDVTERNLEIFVRLNGRRGKGTLRHVLDQTLTPMGGRLLEDMLRHPWREAGPIRRIQEAVVFFHACDARREALRAALDRVYDLERLSTRISLNQGAPRDCIALRESLAALPQVLAALEDSFPPNQGEQDAAPPKAIEEILRAWDSMEDCAALLDAALVDAPPAVITEGGLFKVGYNVELDRLLDLVEHGEQKLQAMLAEEQAKTGISRLKLGCNRVFGYYYEISRAAHSGPVPYHFIRRQSLANAERFTTAELKELEEELLSAAEKRKSLEYSLFQELRAQLAAQRPRIIQMADCIAHLDYWQSLAQVGRAQGWRMPQLTADAHLEIRQGRHPVVEAIQGRANFVPNDFVLDERRRLCLLTGPNMAGKSTVLRQVAIICLLAQMGSMVPADAARLGLVDRLFSRVGASDNLAQGQSTFMVEMMETARILRQATRRSLIILDEIGRGTSTYDGVALAWAVVEDLARRAGGELRTLFATHYHELTALEGRVPGVFTMNIAIREYNNDILFLHKLVPGPSDRSYGVEVARLAGVPGSVVQRARTILAGLERGREGARKTVVTAVALPGLDLPEPEPAATEALPEPTPPENLEHPLVRLLRELQPEALSPLEALRLLMEWKKLWADAPQPAPSATGPIGGAPGDGPDDEPDAEPPSLPGEEK; this comes from the coding sequence ATGCCTGAAGCCCCGGTAAAAATGACCCCCATGTTCGAGCAGTACCTGCGCATCAAGGCCGAACATCCTGATGCCCTGCTCTTTTACCGCATGGGGGATTTTTACGAACTTTTTTTTGACGACGCCCGCACGGCCGCCCGCGAACTGCGCATTGCCCTCACCAGCCGCAGCCGCGACGCGGAAAACCCCGTACCCATGTGCGGCGTGCCCTGGCACGCCGTGGAAAGCTATGTGGCCCAGCTCATCGGCAAGGGCTACCAGATTGCCATCTGCGACCAGACCGAAGACCCCAAGGCCGCCAAGGGCCTGGTCAAACGCGCCGTCACCAGAGTTATCACGCCGGGCACGGTACTGGAGGACGCCAACCTCCAGACCAAGAGCCACAACTATCTGGGCGCGCTCTATGCCGCCGCGCCGGACCAGGGCGGCGCCTTTGCCTGGGCGGACATCTCCACCGGCCAGTGGTCCGGCCTGGAATTTAAGCGCCCCGCCGAGCTCTGGCAGTGGGTGCAAAAGCTGGCTCCCCGCGAACTGCTCACGCCCGAAGGGCTGGAACCGCCACCCCGCACGCTGCTGGACGGCGTGCGCCTGGTGCGCCTGCCGCGTCCGCAGTTCGACGTGCAGCGCGCCACGGAGCGCGTGCTGACCGCCCAAGGCGTGCGCGAACTGGGGGCCCTGGGGCTGGAAGGCAGGCCGGAGCTTGTCCGCGCCTGCGGCGCGCTCCTGCTTTATCTCAATCAAACGCAGATGCGCAGCCCGGACCACCTCCAGCCCTTCCGGCCTCTGGACCTGAGCCGTCGCCTGATCATCGACGACGTCACCGAACGCAATCTCGAAATTTTTGTCCGGCTCAACGGCCGTAGAGGTAAAGGTACGCTTCGCCATGTGCTGGACCAGACCCTCACCCCCATGGGCGGTCGCTTGCTGGAGGACATGCTGCGCCACCCCTGGCGCGAGGCCGGACCCATCAGACGCATTCAGGAGGCTGTGGTCTTTTTCCACGCCTGCGACGCCCGGCGCGAGGCCCTGCGCGCGGCTCTGGACCGGGTCTACGATCTGGAACGTCTTTCCACACGCATCAGCCTAAATCAGGGTGCGCCGCGCGACTGCATTGCTCTGCGGGAGAGTCTGGCCGCCCTGCCCCAGGTGCTGGCGGCCCTGGAGGACTCTTTTCCGCCCAATCAGGGCGAACAGGATGCCGCGCCCCCCAAGGCCATAGAAGAAATACTCCGCGCCTGGGACAGCATGGAAGACTGCGCCGCCCTCCTTGATGCCGCTTTGGTGGATGCTCCGCCCGCCGTGATCACGGAGGGCGGGCTGTTCAAAGTTGGCTACAATGTGGAGCTGGACCGCCTGCTGGACCTGGTGGAGCACGGCGAGCAGAAGCTGCAGGCCATGCTGGCCGAAGAACAGGCCAAAACCGGCATCAGCCGCCTCAAACTGGGCTGCAACCGCGTTTTCGGCTACTACTACGAAATTTCCCGCGCGGCCCACAGTGGGCCGGTCCCCTACCATTTTATCCGCCGTCAGAGTCTGGCCAATGCGGAACGCTTCACCACCGCCGAGCTGAAAGAACTGGAAGAGGAACTGCTCTCCGCGGCGGAAAAGCGTAAAAGCCTGGAATATAGCCTCTTTCAGGAGCTTCGCGCTCAACTGGCGGCCCAGCGGCCGCGCATTATCCAGATGGCCGACTGCATTGCCCATCTGGACTACTGGCAGAGCCTTGCCCAGGTGGGGCGCGCCCAGGGCTGGCGTATGCCGCAACTTACCGCCGACGCCCACCTGGAAATCCGTCAGGGCCGCCACCCCGTGGTGGAAGCCATCCAGGGCCGGGCCAACTTTGTGCCCAACGATTTTGTCCTGGACGAGCGCCGCCGCCTTTGCCTGCTTACCGGTCCCAACATGGCGGGCAAATCCACGGTGCTGCGTCAGGTGGCCATCATTTGCCTGCTGGCCCAGATGGGCTCCATGGTGCCGGCGGATGCGGCGCGTCTCGGCCTGGTGGACCGCCTCTTTTCCCGCGTGGGGGCTTCGGACAACCTCGCCCAGGGCCAGAGCACCTTTATGGTGGAAATGATGGAAACGGCCCGCATTTTGCGGCAGGCCACCAGACGCAGCCTGATCATTCTGGACGAAATCGGTCGGGGCACCAGCACCTACGACGGCGTGGCCCTGGCCTGGGCCGTGGTGGAAGACCTGGCCCGCCGCGCGGGCGGTGAACTGCGCACCCTCTTTGCCACCCACTACCACGAGCTCACCGCCCTGGAAGGCCGCGTGCCCGGCGTGTTCACCATGAATATCGCCATCCGCGAATACAATAACGACATCCTTTTTCTGCACAAACTGGTGCCCGGCCCCTCGGACCGCAGCTACGGCGTGGAGGTGGCCCGCCTGGCCGGCGTGCCGGGGTCTGTGGTGCAGCGGGCCAGAACCATTCTGGCTGGCCTGGAACGGGGCCGGGAAGGCGCGCGCAAAACCGTGGTAACGGCTGTGGCCCTGCCGGGCCTGGACCTGCCGGAACCGGAACCCGCTGCAACGGAAGCCCTGCCGGAGCCCACCCCGCCT